The window GGAGTTGTGGTGGTTCTTGGGATGTTCATCCTCGATACTGAGGCGGACTGCAATGTCTGTTCGTCGGCCACCAATGTGGCCTGTGTCTCGGATACTGACTTCCAAATCTGTTCTACCGACGAGCTGCCCACTGGAAGTGTTTACTCGTGTCCCACGGACTATTACTGCACAGCAAATGCGGCGATTTGTGACACGAATGCCGCCTTCAAGTCCTGTGTAGGATGCGGCACCTGCAATGCCGGCAGTACCTTTGCCTGCCTGAGTGCCACCACATTCGCCTTATGCCTGGGAACCACCACCCCATCGACGATAGGAGGAAGTTGTGGCACTGCCTATGTTTGTGACATGAACAATCCCAATATCTGTGGCACACCGGCTTCAGGATCACAGGCCACGTGCCCCAGCGGCAGTGTGACTCCCGGAGTGGATCCCACCACGATGACACCCACTGAGTACTGCGAAATCCTGCAACAGAGGGGTAGATATCCCTATGGAGCCGATTTGAACACCACCTGTCGGCAGTAAGTTTATAGGAAAACTAAACTCTACTTGCTTCTATCAACTGAAGTATTGTTTTTAGATATATATACTGCCATCTTACTAACTCTACCTGGATTGGCGCTCTTTATGATTGTCCTGGTCTGACTTATTTCAACAGCACCTCTGGTTACTGTGGAACAGGAGTTCCTCCCAGATGCACTTTTGGAGTAGCCACTTTGACTCTGACgattaattgaaatatttgtaaaaaaatacaattgaaGCAATACAACAATCTTGGACTATATAGTTTATAGTTTAATCTTAGTTAACTTTCATCACGTGGCGGAActgcatttaaaaataaatccacACTAATATTAGCAGACAGATTAGATTAAAAACTGATTGGATAAGATAAATCCGTTTGAATAAATTCAGATGCATGGCTCTAGTTTTGTTAGTTGGATTCAAAGATGCTTCGCCTGCTGATCTTCCTGGCTTTTGCAATTCTTGGCTGCCAGGCTGCCTGCAACGTGTGCTCCGCCACCACAGGACACTCCTGCATCTCGGAGACAGAGTTCCAGTTCTGCTCGTCGAGTTCAGTGGCCATTGGCACCACCTACACCTGTCCCACCGGATATTATTGCACCGAGTCCGCCGTTCTCTGCAGTGCGGACTCCAGCCTAACCGCCTGTTCGGGATGCAACAAATGTAGCACGGATAAGCGCTTTGCCTGCACCAGCCGGAATACGTTCGCTCTGTGTTTGGGAACCACTACTCCTAGTGCTTCCCTGGGAGGCACTTGTGGCGCCAGTTTAGTTTGCAATGTAGCTAGTGAAATCATCTGTGTGGATCCCACTCATAACCCAACCACCTGTTGGAGCTCCGGTACTGGAAACTGCGGTTCCACGACCATTACGGATCCCAACGAATACTGTCGAGGTGTTGGAACCATCGGAAGATATCCCTATGGGGGAGTTACTTCCACCACATGCAAACAGTAAGTATTCTAATCACATAATTTATGAATCCAACTGATTTTTATAATTCAAGGTACGTTTATTGCTATGTTGTGAGTGGAGTCTTTTATGGAAATGTGTACAGCTGCCCTGGTGGCAATTACTTCGACAGCACCACCCAACAGTGCACCACCGCAACTCAGGCCAGGTGCTCGGACTCTGTTCAATGCTTAACACTTAATAATCGTTTATTGCCTTAAAAGTTGGCAGAGCATTTTCATAAAATGTTCTTTTAATTGTAACATTTAAACTTGCAATTTCAATTTGCAATTCATTAAAAGGACTTGGTTTAATAAGTGAAATGccttaaaaatcaatactttCGCGACACTCAATGTTCGTGTACATTTTGTATCTGCACTGGCAGATCCTGCCTCACACCCTATGCCCAGGACTCACACAGACAGGCCACAATGTGGTCTGGACGCTGTGGCGTTTTAT of the Drosophila ananassae strain 14024-0371.13 chromosome 2R, ASM1763931v2, whole genome shotgun sequence genome contains:
- the LOC6506991 gene encoding uncharacterized protein LOC6506991 — translated: MLRFLILLGVVVVLGMFILDTEADCNVCSSATNVACVSDTDFQICSTDELPTGSVYSCPTDYYCTANAAICDTNAAFKSCVGCGTCNAGSTFACLSATTFALCLGTTTPSTIGGSCGTAYVCDMNNPNICGTPASGSQATCPSGSVTPGVDPTTMTPTEYCEILQQRGRYPYGADLNTTCRQYIYCHLTNSTWIGALYDCPGLTYFNSTSGYCGTGVPPRCTFGVATLTLTIN
- the LOC6506992 gene encoding uncharacterized protein LOC6506992, producing MLRLLIFLAFAILGCQAACNVCSATTGHSCISETEFQFCSSSSVAIGTTYTCPTGYYCTESAVLCSADSSLTACSGCNKCSTDKRFACTSRNTFALCLGTTTPSASLGGTCGASLVCNVASEIICVDPTHNPTTCWSSGTGNCGSTTITDPNEYCRGVGTIGRYPYGGVTSTTCKQYVYCYVVSGVFYGNVYSCPGGNYFDSTTQQCTTATQARCSDSVQCLTLNNRLLP